In Formosa haliotis, the sequence CTTCAATAAAAGCATTAAAAGCATATTCGTCTGCACGCGACGAATTTCAAGAAGATACCAGCGATATGGTGTTTTTAGATGCTAATGAAAATCCGTTTAACAATGGAATAAATCGCTATCCAGACCCACAACAAAATGAGGTTAAGGATGTATTGTCCAGTTTAAAAGGCGTTCGTAAAAATCATATTTTATTAGGTAACGGAAGCGATGAAGTGCTCGATTTAATCGTACGTGCATTTTGCGAACCTAATCAGGATAACATCATTATTTTACCACCAACTTACGGCATGTACGAAGTATTGGCGAATTTAAATGCTGTGGCCATTAAGAAGGTTTTACTTACAGAAACTTTTCAGCCTCAAGTGGATCAGATTTTAGATGTTGCAGATGCCAATAGTAAAATTTTGTTTTTATGTTCTCCAAACAATCCGTCGGGAAATAGTTTTAACGATAATGAAGTGGAGACTTTATTAAAGAAATTTGAAGGCATTGTAGTAATCGATGAAGCTTATATCGATTTTTCAAATCAAGACAGTTGGTTAGGTCGTTTAGAAGAATTTCCAAATTTAATCATTACACAAACTTTATCTAAAGCGTATGGTATGGCCGGAATTCGATTGGGAATTTGTTATGCTTCAGAAGCGATTATTTCGGTTTTAAATACTATAAAGCCACCCTATAACATCAACGTATTAACTCAGAATAAAGCTGTAGAATTATTAAAGCAAACCGAATTGGTAAGCGATGAAATCGATTCTATTTTAATAGAACGCAGCAAATTAATGTCGGAGTTAAAATCTATTTCATATATAAATAAAATATATCCGTCAGACACCAATTTCGTTCTCGTTAAGCTAGACGATGCGACCAAGCGCTATAATCAATTAATAAAAGAAGGTGTTGTGGTAAGAAACCGTACCACCCAACCGTTATGCGAAAACTGTTTACGTTTAACCGTAGGAACCCCTTCCGAAAATATAACACTAATAACCGCACTTACCAAGTTACAATGAAACAAAAAGTATTATTTATAGATCGTGATGGAACGATAATTAAAGAGCCAGCAGACGAGCAAATTGATGGTTTCGACAAATTAGAATTTTATCCGAAAGTTTTTCAATATTTAAGTAAAATTGCCAAAGAACTCGATTACGAAATCGTAATGATTACCAACCAAGATGGTTTAGGAACCGAAGCTTTTCCTGAAGATACTTTTTGGCCAGTTCATAATTTTATTCTTGAAGCTTTTAAAAATGAAGGTGTAGAATTTAAAGAACAATTTATAGATAGAACCTTCGCGAAAGACAATGCGCCAACGCGTAAACCAAATACGGGCTTGCTAACAAAATATTTTTCTGAAGACTATGATTTAGCGAATTCTTATGTAATTGGTGACCGATTAACAGATATAGAGCTTGCTAAAAACTTAGGTGCTAAAGGTATTTTTATTAATGATAATACTAATCTTGGTACCGATGAAATTACTGTAAAACGTGATGCTTTAAATAGCTTTATTGCATTAGAATCTAATGATTGGGAAGAAATCTATAAACATTTAAAAGTTGAAGATCGTACGGGAAGCATCGAGCGTAATACCAATGAAACTAAAATTAAAATCGATTTAAATTTAGATGGAACGGGTAAAAGTAATATTGAAACGGGAATTGCATTTTTCGACCATATGTTAGATCAAATTGCGCGTCACGGACAGTTAGATTTAAATATAAAAGTGGATGGCGATTTAGACGTCGATGAACACCACACTATTGAAGATACAGCCATTGCTCTGGGTGAATTATTTAATACCGTTTTAGGAAACAAATTAGGAATAGAGCGCTACGGGTTTTACTTACCTATGGACGATTGTTTAGCTTCGGCAGGCATTGATTTTGGCGGTAGAAACTGGTTAGTTTGGGAAGCTGATTTTAAACGTGAAATGGTTGGAAAAATGCCAACAGAAATGTTTTATCACTTTTTTAAATCGTTTACAGACGGGGCCAAATGTAATTTAAACATCAAAGCAGAAGGGACCAACGAACATCATAAAATTGAAGCTATTTTTAAAGCTTTTGCTAAAGCGATTAAAATGGCCGTAAAACGCGATGTAGAAAAAATGATTTTACCTTCAACAAAAGGTATGTTGTAAACGCCCATCTTAATCTTCCTAAAAAGAAGAGTCTCTCTTGTATTTGTAGAGAGTGAAAAGCAAAAAGAATATGAGTTTAAATAAAGAAAAGTTAAAGGATACACCTACGAGTTCGTCTTCTAAGACCGCGAATGGCATTAAGGTCGTAATCATAGATTATGGCGCCGGAAATATAAAAAGCATACAATTTGCCTTTAAACGTTTAGGATACGATGCGATTTTGTCTAACGATCCAGAAGTTATTAAACAAGCCGATCGCGTAATTTTTCCAGGAGTAGGCGAAGCAAGTTCAGCTTTAAAAATGCTAAAGAATACGAAATTAGACAAATTAATTCCTACCTTAACACAACCTGTTTTAGGCATTTGTTTAGGTATGCAATTGTTGTGTAAAACCACAGAGGAAGGGAATACCGAAGGTTTGGGTATTTTTCAAGTGGACGTAAAACGTTTCCCGAATACGGTTAAAGTGCCACAAATGGGATGGAATACCATAACAGATTTAAAATCAGATTTATTTGAAGGCATTCCCGAAGCATCGTTTATGTACTTAGTACATAGTTATTATGCCGAAAATTGTAAAGAAGCTATTGCTTTAACAAATTATAATGGCAATTATGCATCAGCATTACAGCACAATAATTTTTATGGGGTTCAATTTCATCCTGAAAAAAGTAGTGTGGCGGGCGCAAAACTACTTGAGAATTTTTTAAATCTAAAATCATAAATTGATCAATACCTAACCAATGAGAATTATACCAGCCATAGATATTATAGATGGAAAATGCGTCCGATTAACCAAGGGCGATTACGATACCAAGAAAATTTACAACGAAAATCCCTTAGAAGTCGCTAAAAGTTTTGAAGATGCAGGTGTAGAATATTTACATTTAGTCGATTTAGATGGCGCAAAAGCAGGAACTATTATAAATTATAAGGTTTTAGAGCAGTTAACCTCTAAAACCAACTTAAAAATAGATTTTGGTGGCGGATTAAAAACTAACGAAGATTTGTATGTGGCCTTTAATTCGGGAGCCAAACAAATAACTGGTGGGAGTATCGCTGTTAAAAATAGAGTCATGTTCGAGAGCTGGATTCAAAAATACGGGAGTCAGAAAATTATTTTAGGAGCAGATGCTAAAAACGAAAAAGTAGCTATTAGTGGCTGGTTGGAAGAAAGTAGTTTAGAAGTGGCTCCGTTTATCAAAGGGTATATGAGCAAAGGGATACAGTATGTTATTTGCACAGATATTTCTAAAGACGGGATGCTTGAAGGCCCTTCATTAGATTTATACAAAAAGATAATCACAGAAAATCCTAATATAAAATTAATTGCTTCTGGTGGAATTTCTTGTATGGACGAGCTTCCTAAACTAAAAGCATTGGGTTGTGAAGGGGTGATTATAGGAAAAGCGATTTACGAAAATAAAATCAGTTTAAAAGATTTAGAAAGACTGGTTGTAAACTCTCAATAAGGTAATATGCTTACAAAACGAATAATTCCATGTTTGGATATTAAAAACGGAAGAACCGTAAAAGGGGTAAATTTTGTCGATTTAATCGATGCGGGAGATCCTGTAGAATTGGCCAAGCAATATGCATTAAAAGGAGCAGACGAGTTGGTGTTTTTAGATATTTCGGCCACGTTAGAAGGAAGAGGAACCACGCTAGACATGGTTTTACATGTTGCAGAGCAAGTTAATATACCATTTACTGTTGGTGGAGGTATCTCTTCAATAGAACATGTTGATGCTTTATTACAATGCGGGGCAGATAAAATTTCTGTAAATTCATCTGCAGTAAAACGACCAGAATTAGTTAAAGAATTGGCCGATAAATTTGGGAGTCAGTGTGTTGTTGTGGCGATTGATGCCAAGCAAGTAGACGGCCAGTGGAAAGTGCATTTAGCAGGAGGTAGTATTCCTACAGATATCGATTTATTTGAATGGGCGAAGCAAGTTGAAGAATTGGGTGCAGGTGAAATTTTATTCACTTCTATGAACCACGATGGTACTAAAAATGGATTCGCAAATGAGGCTTTAGCGAAATTGTCAGATCTGTTAAATATTCCAATTATCGCTTCAGGAGGCGCCGGAACCATGCAACATTTTGTAGATACTTTTAAAGTAGGAAAAGCTGATGCTGCACTTGCGGCTAGCGTATTTCACTTTGGAGAAATTCCTATTTCAGAATTAAAAGAAGAATTAAAGAATAATAATATAGCAGTAAGATTGTAAAATTTTACGTTTCAAAATACGAGTAATGACCATAGATTTTAATAAAAATAACGACGGATTAGTACCAGCAATTATCCAAGATGCAACAACAAAAAATGTGTTGATGCTAGGGTATATGAATGCCGAAGCCTTAGAAAAAACCAAAGCAACCAAATTAGTAACCTTTTTTAGTAGAACAAAAAATAGACTTTGGACCAAAGGTGAAGAAAGTGGGAATGTGTTGCACTTAGTCGATATAAAAGTAGATTGCGATAACGACACCTTATTGGTTTCTGTAAATCCTAACGGGCCAACATGCCATAAAGGAACAGATACGTGTTGGGGAGAAGCTAATGAGGCTTCTTATGGTTTTATTTCGAAATTAGAAGGTGTTATAGAAGACAGACGTTTAAACTACGGGCCAAAGGAATCTTATGTGTCTTCATTATTTGCAAAGGGCATTAACAAAGTGGCTCAAAAAGTAGGTGAGGAGGCCGTAGAAGTTGTGATTGAAGCTAAAGACAACGACGACAACTTGTTTTTAAATGAAAGTGCCGATTTGCTGTTTCATTATTTAATGTTACTACAAGCGAAAGGCTTTACTATTAAGGATGTTGTGGATATTTTAAAAGGAAGAGAAAAATAAAGTACTCTCAAATTAAAGCATAAAAAAAGCGGTTTCAAATTTAGTTTTGAAACCGCTTTTTTATATTAAAGAAAAAAGGATTATTTCTTCTTTTCTAATGCCTTCATTATCTTTTCAGAATACTCTTTAGCATTTTTGCTCATGCTTTGAGGGTCTTCTATTTTTGTTGTTACCACAGCAATAAGTTGTTTCCCATCTGGCTCGTCTAAATTGTAAGTTACTGTTTCTAAAACATAATCTTTTACAATTCTTGTAGACGATGTCATAGGTGTATAAACACCTGTACCTACATAACCAATTGGGTGACTGTAGTATCCTCCGAAACCACCGTAGTAACCAGGATAAAGTCCGCCCCAGCCATAACCACCGTAAGTACCACCAGCATAATAACCACCATCTGTAGTGGTTTGTGTAGATTCTTGGTAATCTTTAATAACACTTAAAACAACAGCATTATAACCTTCTCTTTTTATAGTAGCAGCAAGATTTTTAGTTTCCTCTTCACTTAACTTACGATCTGGATCTATATGTGGTAATTCTTTAAAACTTTCGGTAGCTTTTAAGCCTTTTGCACGTAGTTGAGCAGAAATTTCTTGTTCGAAAGCAATTCTTGCTTGATTGTTTGCAGTTCTGGCAATTACAAGAATATTTTTATTTTTAATAGTACTTACATTGTCTCCAGTCCAAGAGTCTACAACTTTTACACCTGAACAGCTACTTACTATAAAAGCCATTACAAGAATTAAAATTGAAAAATTTGATGTTTTCATAAGATATGGTATTAATGAATTAATTTTAATATTAGATTCAAATGTATATGGTTAAAAGTTGATTTAAAAGAAAAAACTTAATTTAGTTCTGTTTTTATTCAATAAACCTAGATTTCAGTGCTTTTGTCGGTATCATACAAGCCGTCTTTTTTCCGTACCATTTATATCTGTTTTTAGCAATATAATCGTAAACAACATCTCTTAAAGGCTTAGGTACGATTAAAAATACAGCCATTAAATTAATAGGAAAATTTAATTTCGATGCTATTCTTAATGCCGCAGATGATTTTGTATACAGCTTGTTGTTAGGTGTTAATAGTAAAATAGAATCGGTGTCGCTTGGGTTTATTTTAAATTTTTCAATAATAGATTTCCCCGTTTCTCCTTGCAACGTGGTAAAGGAAAAATGATTGTTTTTATCGTGTTTTATAACAAATTGCACAGATGAATCGCATAAATTACATATGCCATCAAATAAGACGAGATTTGTGTTTACACCGATGTTTTTCATTTAAAATGTATAACCTATAGCAATTCCGTATCGAAATGACAAGGCTGAAAATTTAGAACTATTATCTATTTTCGAAAATCTAAAATCAGAATTTATCAAATCTAAGATGCTGTAATCTTCAAGCAGATTGTTTAAATCGTCGTAAAATTCATCAGGTAAGTCTTGGGAGTTTTTAAATCTAAAATTATAATGTCCAGTTCCCGGACCAGCAATTAAAAAATCGATATTAAAATGTTTAGAAAGTGGTAATTTATATCCCACCATAAATCCAATTGAAGTAATATCAACACCCATTTCGAAAGCTAAATCGTAATGTGTATTATCTGAACTTGTATAGTGACCATTTAAATCGCTATTATAATTTGAATATTTTAAATAGGCTCCAAAGTAAAATCCACTTAAAGTTCTATCGGTTGTTTTTCTTAAATAATATCGAACTTCAGGAATAATTTGATACCCTGTATAGAAAATTTCACCGGTTTGAATGTTTCTTCCGTCAAGTTCAGAGATTCTAAAAAGCCCTTCTTTACCTTTATATCCGAAACCTAAAGAGGCGGTAAAGTTATTCCAGATATATCGTTCATAGGTGATTTGATACAAGCCATTAATTAGCTGTAAAGTTTCTAAAGAAAGCTCATTCTTAAAATTCGTTTGGTCTGTACCAAAATTAGAATTTGAATTTTGGCTATATCCAAATTGAGAGTAAAGACAGATTATTATAATGATATAAAAGTGTTTCATAGTTAAAAGATTTAGAACATTAATTTACAAAAAATCAAGGGTTATAAATTAAAATTAGGCCTGTGTTTCTAATTTAGAGGTGTTAAAGTTTTATTTTACCCGTTCTACTAGCTCTAATTGATCTAGGTTAACATTGGTTGTAAAAATACCATAATTAACATTAGCCTTGTTTTTTTCAATACTGTCAATACTTCCAACGGCCTTACCATCTATCAATCTAACGCGATCTCCAACTTTTAATGCTACTTTTGGCTTTGGTGCTAGTACTTCTTTTTGTTTGGCTTCTTTCTTTTTTTGACGAATAATTTCAACCTTCTTTTCGGCTTCTTTAACAACCTTTTCTTCTTTGGCTTTTTTTACCTTTTTCTGTTTAGCAGAAATACGTTTGCGCTTCGAGTTTTCAATTTGAACGACTTTAAAAAGCTCGTCTAACATGTCCTTTTTACGCTTGTTTTCAAAATATTTTTCCGAAATATCATTTAGCTTTTGTCCTAAATAAATGAGTCGTTGATTGCTATCGTATAGTTCTTGATAGCTTTCTAGTTTTTTCTGAATTTTAGTGTTTATTTCTTCTAATTTTTCAGCTTCCGAAAGTTTTTTCTGTTCATTTACTTTTAAAGAACGCTCGGTTTTTTCGAGCTTATTTCGTTCCTTTTGAAGTTTAGCAATTGTGGCATCAAAACGTACTTTGCTACCTTCAATCTTCTTTTTTGCCTTGTTTATTAAACTATAAGGAATTCCATTTTTTTGTGCAACTTCAAACGTAAATGAGCTTCCTGCTTGTCCTAATACCAATTTAAAAATAGGTTCTAAGGTTTTATTATTGAATTGCATGTTTGCATTTTGCATATACGGCAATTCGTTTGCTAGAATTTTTAAATTAGAGTAGTGCGTTGTAATGATTCCGAAGGCTTCCCGTTCGTAAAATTCTTCTAAAAAGGTTTCTGCCAAAGCACCACCTAATTCGGGGTCGGAACCGGTTCCAAATTCATCAATTAAAAATAGTGTTCTACTATTACACTTTTTTAAAAAATAATTCATTTGTTTTAAGCGGTAACTATAGGTGCTTAGATGGTTTTCGATAGATTGATTATCGCCAATATCACTTAAAACTCGTTGAAAAATATAGGTTTTACTGCGTTCGTGAACCGGTATTAACATCCCACTTTGTAACATTACTTGCAATAAACCTACCGTTTTTAAGGTAATACTTTTTCCTCCTGCGTTAGGCCCAGAAATAACAATAATCCTATTGTCTTCATTTAAAGTTATAGTTTGCGGATAGGTTGCTTTTCCTTTTTTAGAGTTTGTTAAATACAATAATGGGTGGTAAGCATCTCGTAAAAACATGCTGCGTTCCTCGGTAATTTCGGGAAGAATAGCATTCAAAGATTTTGCATACTGCGATTTAGCAGCAATAACATCTAATCGAATTAAAAAGTTCTGATAATCGTGTAATAATTCAATAAACGGGCGAATAAAATTGGTTAAATCTTTTAAAATTCTTGTGATTTCTTCTTTCTCCTCGTATTGTAAGTTGTGTAGTTCTCTGGTATATTTTAAAGTGGCTTCTGGCTCAATAAACACAATACTACCCGTTTTACTGCTTCCCATTATAGAGCCTTTAACTTTACGTCTATACATTGCTTTTACAGCCAAAACACGCTTGTTTTCTATAACTGATTCCCGAATATCGTCTAAATATTCTAAGCCCTGATACATGTTTAAAGCGGTCGTAAAACTTTGATTTATTTGCCCTTTTAACTTGTTCATAGACTGCCTTAATTCAGAAAGTAAAGGCGAAGCACTGTTTT encodes:
- the hisC gene encoding histidinol-phosphate transaminase: MANVQDLLRPSIKALKAYSSARDEFQEDTSDMVFLDANENPFNNGINRYPDPQQNEVKDVLSSLKGVRKNHILLGNGSDEVLDLIVRAFCEPNQDNIIILPPTYGMYEVLANLNAVAIKKVLLTETFQPQVDQILDVADANSKILFLCSPNNPSGNSFNDNEVETLLKKFEGIVVIDEAYIDFSNQDSWLGRLEEFPNLIITQTLSKAYGMAGIRLGICYASEAIISVLNTIKPPYNINVLTQNKAVELLKQTELVSDEIDSILIERSKLMSELKSISYINKIYPSDTNFVLVKLDDATKRYNQLIKEGVVVRNRTTQPLCENCLRLTVGTPSENITLITALTKLQ
- the hisB gene encoding bifunctional histidinol-phosphatase/imidazoleglycerol-phosphate dehydratase HisB, whose amino-acid sequence is MKQKVLFIDRDGTIIKEPADEQIDGFDKLEFYPKVFQYLSKIAKELDYEIVMITNQDGLGTEAFPEDTFWPVHNFILEAFKNEGVEFKEQFIDRTFAKDNAPTRKPNTGLLTKYFSEDYDLANSYVIGDRLTDIELAKNLGAKGIFINDNTNLGTDEITVKRDALNSFIALESNDWEEIYKHLKVEDRTGSIERNTNETKIKIDLNLDGTGKSNIETGIAFFDHMLDQIARHGQLDLNIKVDGDLDVDEHHTIEDTAIALGELFNTVLGNKLGIERYGFYLPMDDCLASAGIDFGGRNWLVWEADFKREMVGKMPTEMFYHFFKSFTDGAKCNLNIKAEGTNEHHKIEAIFKAFAKAIKMAVKRDVEKMILPSTKGML
- the hisH gene encoding imidazole glycerol phosphate synthase subunit HisH; translated protein: MKVVIIDYGAGNIKSIQFAFKRLGYDAILSNDPEVIKQADRVIFPGVGEASSALKMLKNTKLDKLIPTLTQPVLGICLGMQLLCKTTEEGNTEGLGIFQVDVKRFPNTVKVPQMGWNTITDLKSDLFEGIPEASFMYLVHSYYAENCKEAIALTNYNGNYASALQHNNFYGVQFHPEKSSVAGAKLLENFLNLKS
- the hisA gene encoding 1-(5-phosphoribosyl)-5-[(5-phosphoribosylamino)methylideneamino]imidazole-4-carboxamide isomerase, which translates into the protein MRIIPAIDIIDGKCVRLTKGDYDTKKIYNENPLEVAKSFEDAGVEYLHLVDLDGAKAGTIINYKVLEQLTSKTNLKIDFGGGLKTNEDLYVAFNSGAKQITGGSIAVKNRVMFESWIQKYGSQKIILGADAKNEKVAISGWLEESSLEVAPFIKGYMSKGIQYVICTDISKDGMLEGPSLDLYKKIITENPNIKLIASGGISCMDELPKLKALGCEGVIIGKAIYENKISLKDLERLVVNSQ
- the hisF gene encoding imidazole glycerol phosphate synthase subunit HisF; the encoded protein is MLTKRIIPCLDIKNGRTVKGVNFVDLIDAGDPVELAKQYALKGADELVFLDISATLEGRGTTLDMVLHVAEQVNIPFTVGGGISSIEHVDALLQCGADKISVNSSAVKRPELVKELADKFGSQCVVVAIDAKQVDGQWKVHLAGGSIPTDIDLFEWAKQVEELGAGEILFTSMNHDGTKNGFANEALAKLSDLLNIPIIASGGAGTMQHFVDTFKVGKADAALAASVFHFGEIPISELKEELKNNNIAVRL
- the hisIE gene encoding bifunctional phosphoribosyl-AMP cyclohydrolase/phosphoribosyl-ATP diphosphatase HisIE, which codes for MTIDFNKNNDGLVPAIIQDATTKNVLMLGYMNAEALEKTKATKLVTFFSRTKNRLWTKGEESGNVLHLVDIKVDCDNDTLLVSVNPNGPTCHKGTDTCWGEANEASYGFISKLEGVIEDRRLNYGPKESYVSSLFAKGINKVAQKVGEEAVEVVIEAKDNDDNLFLNESADLLFHYLMLLQAKGFTIKDVVDILKGREK
- a CDS encoding thiol-disulfide oxidoreductase DCC family protein is translated as MKNIGVNTNLVLFDGICNLCDSSVQFVIKHDKNNHFSFTTLQGETGKSIIEKFKINPSDTDSILLLTPNNKLYTKSSAALRIASKLNFPINLMAVFLIVPKPLRDVVYDYIAKNRYKWYGKKTACMIPTKALKSRFIE
- a CDS encoding DUF3575 domain-containing protein, with amino-acid sequence MKHFYIIIIICLYSQFGYSQNSNSNFGTDQTNFKNELSLETLQLINGLYQITYERYIWNNFTASLGFGYKGKEGLFRISELDGRNIQTGEIFYTGYQIIPEVRYYLRKTTDRTLSGFYFGAYLKYSNYNSDLNGHYTSSDNTHYDLAFEMGVDITSIGFMVGYKLPLSKHFNIDFLIAGPGTGHYNFRFKNSQDLPDEFYDDLNNLLEDYSILDLINSDFRFSKIDNSSKFSALSFRYGIAIGYTF
- a CDS encoding endonuclease MutS2 — translated: MINIHKKTLQDLEFQTVLEQVSEYCITALGHQAALEILPFKTQEDVLYELQLTHEYVSSFDNDNRIPNHGFDDISKEIKLLKIENSYLEVHSLKKIVSISQTTNEIIVFLKKFQEYYPNLYESASHIEVTKALIENINAIVDRFGDIKNSASPLLSELRQSMNKLKGQINQSFTTALNMYQGLEYLDDIRESVIENKRVLAVKAMYRRKVKGSIMGSSKTGSIVFIEPEATLKYTRELHNLQYEEKEEITRILKDLTNFIRPFIELLHDYQNFLIRLDVIAAKSQYAKSLNAILPEITEERSMFLRDAYHPLLYLTNSKKGKATYPQTITLNEDNRIIVISGPNAGGKSITLKTVGLLQVMLQSGMLIPVHERSKTYIFQRVLSDIGDNQSIENHLSTYSYRLKQMNYFLKKCNSRTLFLIDEFGTGSDPELGGALAETFLEEFYEREAFGIITTHYSNLKILANELPYMQNANMQFNNKTLEPIFKLVLGQAGSSFTFEVAQKNGIPYSLINKAKKKIEGSKVRFDATIAKLQKERNKLEKTERSLKVNEQKKLSEAEKLEEINTKIQKKLESYQELYDSNQRLIYLGQKLNDISEKYFENKRKKDMLDELFKVVQIENSKRKRISAKQKKVKKAKEEKVVKEAEKKVEIIRQKKKEAKQKEVLAPKPKVALKVGDRVRLIDGKAVGSIDSIEKNKANVNYGIFTTNVNLDQLELVERVK